In Sphaeramia orbicularis chromosome 3, fSphaOr1.1, whole genome shotgun sequence, a genomic segment contains:
- the LOC115413726 gene encoding cocaine- and amphetamine-regulated transcript protein-like produces the protein MLPMCTGTGTGTRTMRGSSRLLPGAGPLLCALLLLSASASGAEVVEAESVEELSPRALRDFYPKGPNLTSEKQLLGALQEVLEKLQAKRLPLWEKKFGQVPTCDVGEQCAVRKGARIGKMCDCPRGAFCNFFLLKCL, from the exons ATGCTGCCGATGTGcaccgggaccgggaccgggaccaggaccatgcGGGGCTCCTCCAGGCTGCTGCCCGGGGCCGGGCCGCTGCTGTGCGCCCTCCTGCTGCTGTCCGCCTCCGCCTCCGGAGCCGAAGTGGTGGAGGCAGAGTCTGTGGAGGAGCTGAGCCCCAGAGCCCTGCGGGACTTCTACCCAAAAGGACCCAACCTGACCAGCGAGAAGCAGCTG CTCGGAGCTCTTCAAGAAGTCCTGGAGAAGCTGCAAGCAAAGCGCCTGCCTCTGTGGGAGAAGAAGTTCGGCCAGGTCCCCACG TGTGATGTCGGGGAGCAGTGCGCCGTGCGTAAAGGCGCACGGATCGGGAAGATGTGCGACTGTCCCCGGGGAGCTTTCTGCAACTTTTTCCTGCTGAAGTGCTTATGA